The Deltaproteobacteria bacterium genome segment AGTGCTCGTTCACACACTGGAGGAGGTCCTTGCGGGGGCGGGCGAATGGATGGTGGTCGTGGACGCTTCGGGCGTTATCACGATGATCAGCGAGGCGTACGCGGAATTCAACGGCGTCAGCGTCGCCGGGGCCATCGGGAAGCACGTGACGGAGGTCATCGAGAACACGCGGATGCACGTGGTGGCGCGGTCCGGTTCGGCCGAGATGGGGGAAACGCAGACGATCCGCGGCCGGGACGTCATCGTGAACCGCATCCCGCTGAAGGACGGCGACCGCGTCGTCGGGGCTTACGGACGGGTAGTCTTCAAGGACGTGGAGCAGCTCAGGCAGCTTGCGGGGAAGCTGAACATCCTCGAGTCGAAGGTGAAGTACTACGAGGAGGAGCTGACGCACCTGCGGGGGGCGAAGTACACCTTCGAGAGCATCGTCGGCAAGGGGCCTTCCATAGCGGCGGCGAAGGAAGAGGCGCGCCGGGCCTCCCGCACCGATTCGACGGTCCTTCTGCGGGGCGAGACCGGCACGGGGAAAGAGTTGTTCGCACACGCGATCCACGCGGCGGGGCAGCGGAGGAGCGGGCCGTTCATCAAGCTTAACTGCGCCGCCGTCCCTGCGGAGCTGCTGGAATCCGAGCTTTTCGGTTACGAGGAAGGGGCGTTCACCGGGGCGAGGAAAGGAGGGAAGGCCGGGAAGTTCGAGCTGGCCCAAGGTGGGACGCTGTTCCTGGATGAGATCGGCGACATGCCGATGCCGATGCAGGCAAAGCTGTTGCGCGTACTCCAGGAAAGGGAGGTGGAGCGCGTCGGAGGGACTTCCTCGCGGGATGTAGACATACGGATCATCGCGGCGACGGGCCGGCACCTCGAAGAGCTGGTGGGAGAGGGGGTGTTCCGAACCGACCTCTATTACCGGATCAACGTGATCCCCGTACACATTCCGCCGTTGCGCGACCGGAGAGAAGACATCCCGGAGCTCGCGGAGCATTTCCTTGCCAAAATTTCTTCGGACTCCGGCGAGCCCGGAAGGCGCCTTTCCGCGGAGGTGCTTGAAATCCTTTGCTCCTATTCATGGCCGGGAAACATACGTGAACTGCAGAACGTCCTCGAGCGGGCCGTCGCGATGTCCCGCGGAAACCTGCTCCTCCCCGAACACCTGCCGCCGCACCTGCTTCGGGCCGTTCCTGACGCGGGGAGGGCGGCACTTTCAGGGACGCTTGCCTCCGCCAAGGCCGAGACGGAGCGTAAGGCGATCCTGGCCGCGCTCAAGGCAACCGGCGGTAACAAGACGAAGGCCGCAGTCCTTCTCGGGATCCATCGAGTCAAATTGTATGAAAAAATGAAGCGCCACGGCATCCCCCCCTCCCTGGAACACTGACTCCCGTTAATTGGGATATATTGTGTAACTATTTAGTTATATGTTCTGTTTTAGGTACACATTCCTCTTCCCGCAAATAAACGAATGTTTTCCGATGGAGGAGTTGAAAGGCTGTGAAAAATGTAATGCTAATGGTACACTTATATCCTCTTGCGGTTGGTTGACAAAAAAATTGAAGGAGTAGAAAAACACTTTATTTATCGGTTATATACAATGCAACTTTTTTGGTCGCCGCCATGTGGCATCTGCATTGCAGCACGTTGTTTTACACGTTGATATTTTGTGGAACGACATTTATAACGACATTTATGCGGAGCGTCATGCACCTTGTATAAAGTCGGGGACTCGGCGGAATTCACGAAGGTCTTCAGCGAGGAGGACGTCTTTCTCTTCGCCGGGATCACCGGAGACCGCAACCCGGTCCACATTTCGAAGGAGTTCGCCGCCTCCACCCGGTTCAAGGAAAGGATAGTTCACGGCATCCTGACCGCGGGGTTGATATCGGCCGTGATAGGGACGAAACTTCCCGGCCCCGGCTGCATTTACCTGTTCCAGTCGCTCACCTTCCTTGCCCCGGTGAAAATCGGTGACGAGATCACCGCGCGGGCGGAAATAATGGAAGTGATCTCGGAGAAGCGGCTGCGGATCCGGACGCAATGCTTCAACCAGAGTAAGGAAATGGTGCTCGACGGCGAGGCGGTGGTCGTCCCGCCGAGGCCGCCCCGGAGCGAAGACAAGGATGTCCGCGCGAAATCGGAAGGGCTCGTAACCTGACCGGCTTTCATGGCTCATACGGCAGCGGGAATCATCCTGTAGAAAACGGAAAAAAAGAAGGAGGGGAGAAGATGAAGAAGGCATTCGGAATCGGATTGCTGGTGTCGTTGTTCGCCGTCTCGTCGTTCGCCGCGGACACGATCAAGCTGGGGGGGATGCTCCCCTTGTCGGGAAGAGCGGCCGACCTCGGGATTACCTGCAAGCAGGGGGCGGAACTCGCGGTCAAGGAGATAAACGCGAAAGGCGGGGTTCTCGGGAAGAATCTCGAGCTCCTGATGGCCGACTCCAAGGCAAACGTCCAGGAGCTTGTTTCCCTGTCCAAGCGCTACATCCAGAAAGACCAGGTGAACTTCCTCTTCGGCGTGGTGAGTTCCGCGGGGGCGCTTGCCGTGGGCGAAGTGGCGAAGGCGGAGAAGGTGATCTTCATGGACACGGTGGCATCCACGGACACCCTTACCAAGGAGAAGTGGAACAGGTACACGTTCCGGGCGGGAACCTGCAATTCGCAGGAAGCCAACTCCCTGGCCATGTACGCGGCCAGGAACAAGAAGCTCATGAAGTTCTACAACATCGGCCCGGACTACGAATACGGCCGGACGATGTGGGAGCTGTTCAAGGCGCGGACGAAGCAGATGAACCCTAATGCCCAATTCATCGGCGAACAGTGGCCGAAACTCTTCATCCCCGACTACACCTCATACATCAATGCTATCCTCCAGGCCAAGCCTGACGCCGTTTTCTGCACCCTGTGGGGCGGCGACCTCGTGGCGTTCATCAAGCAGGCGAAGCCGTACGGCCTTTTCGACAAGATGAAGTGGATAATCGCCACGGGCGGGGACATCACCGTCTCGAAGGCGCTGGGCAAGGACATGCCCGCCGGGTTGATCGTCGATCAGCGGTACTATTTCCACTGGCCGGCCACCAAACGCAACCAGGAATTCGTGAAGGCGTACCTCGCGGCCTACAAGGATTATCCGAGCGCCTGGGCGGCCGAAGGGTATGACGGCGTATACTTCCTCGCCGAAGCGATCAGGAAAGCCGGATCCCTGAACACGGACAAGGTCATCGCGGCCCTCGAAGGCCTGGCTCTCGACCTGCCGCGCGGCAAGGCGACGCTGCGGAAAGAGGACCACCAGCTCTCCAGCGATTTCATGGTCGGCGAGACTGTGTTCGACAAGTCGTATCCGTTCGCGATCGTCGGCAAGGCGGAAGTGTTCCCCGCCGCGAAGGTGCTCTATTCGATCGACGAGTGGAAGAAGGCGCAGGCGGGAAACAAGTAACGGGCATGCTGCCGCAAACGGGGCCTGCCGCATGGGCAGGCCCCCGTGCGGCGGCCGGGCCGGAATAACATCAACAGGCTGCGGAGAACATGGATCTTTCATTCCTGATCGTTCAGCTGTTGAGCGCACTGCGGCAGGCCGCGTTCCTTTTCCTGATTTCGTCGGGCCTTACGCTGGTGTTCGGGGTGCTGAACATCCTCAATTTCGCCCACGGCGCCCTCTACATGCTGGGCGCCTACTTCATGTACTGGATCACGCTGCAGATCGTCGGGCCCGCGGGGTTTCTCCTTGCGTTCATCGCAGCGCCGATCGGCGTAGCCCTCATCGCCGCGGCGATCGAAACCGGGCTGCTGAGGCGCATCTACTTCCAGGAGGAGATCTACCAGCTTCTCCTCACCTATGCGCTGGTCCTCATCATCGACGACCTGGCCAAGCTGGTCTTCGGGCCGGAGTTCAAGTCGATCGCCAAGCCCGAAGCCCTGTCCGGCTCCGTGGAGCTCTTCGGCGGGACGGTGCCTGTGTACACCCTGCTCGTCGTCGTTCTCGCCCCGGCCGTCGCTCTTCTGCTCTGGTATCTGCTGTATCGCACCAGGACCGGAAAAGTCGTCCGCGCGACTTCCTCGGACAGGGAAATGGCCGATGCCCTCGGGATAAACATGTCGGCCCTGTTCACGCTCGTCTTCGCCTTCGGAGCCATACTGGCGGGGGTCGGCGGAGCGCTGGCCGGGCCGGTGCGCACCGTTTTTCCCGGGGTCGGGACCGAAGTCATCATAGAGTCGTTCGTAGTCGTGGTTATCGGGGGGCTTGGGAACCTGTGGGGTGCGCTCGTCGGATCCGTACTTATCGGCGCCCTCGAAACGATAGGGATCATCGTCTTCCCGGAATTCGAGATGGCCCTGATCTACCTGTTGATGGTGGCCGTCCTCGTGGTGCGGCCGTGGGGGCTTTTCGGACGTCCGCTGAAGGTGAAGGCGCTTTCCGAAAAGAACCTCGCCATGGAGTCGCAGGAGATCTCGCCGGTTCACTTCGCCGTCCACCCGGCGGTGCGGTGGGCGCCGTTGTTCCTGCTTCTCTTCGTTCCCATGGTCGCGGGCCGGTTCTACCAGTACCTGACGACGCAGATCATGGTGGCGTCGCTGATGGCCGTCGCCTTCAACCTCCTGCTGGGGACGACGGGGCTGCTTTCGTTCGGACAGGCGGCGTTCTACGGCGTGGGGGCCTACGCCGTCGGGCTTTTCATCACCAAGGCGGGATTCGGCACGCTGACAGCGCTGGCGATGTCTCCGCTGGTCGGTGCGGCGGTGGCCGGCGTCATAGGTTTCTTCTGCGTGAGACTCTCGGGAGTCCACTTTGCGATGCTCACGCTTGCGTTCGGCCAGCTTATCTACGCGGTCGTATTCAAATGGTACGGATTCACCGGCGGGGACAACGGCATACAGGGGATCCCGGTGAACCCTATCAAGCTGCCGGGCCTTGCCGAGATCGACATCGGCTCGACGCAGGCCATGTACTACTTCGTCCTTGCCGTCGTGGCGGTTTCCGTGGAGATCCTCCGGCGCATCCGCTCTTCTCCCTTCGGGGCGACGCTGAAAAGCATTAGGGAGAACGGGCAGCGGGCATCCTACATCGGGGTGAACATAAAGCTGTATCAATGGACGGCGTTCGTCATAGCCGGCGCGTTCACGGGGCTTGCGGGCGGACTCTACGCGCTGATGGAAAAGTCGATCTCCCCCGAAATAATCAACTGGACTAAATCGGCGGAGCCGGTGCTGATGACCATCATCGGGGGAATCTACACCTTCGTGGGCCCGGCGGTGGGCGCGGTCGTCTACATCATCCTCAATTCCTACCTCGTCGCATGGACCGAGAAATGGGCGCTGGTGCTCGGGCTGGTATTGCTGGCGCTTGTGCTGCTTCTCCCCGGCGGCGTGGTGGGGTTCGTGAACGAAAAGAGCCGGCAGTTCCTCGGAAGGGCACGGTGTCTGCGCAAATGGTCATTCTCGAAGTCCGCAACGTCGTAAAGTCGTTCGGAGGGCTTCGGGCGCTCCAGGACGTCACCCTTTCCGTGAAGAAAGGGGAGATCCGTGCGGTCATCGGCCCGAACGGGGCGGGCAAATCCACGCTCTTCAACGTGATGACCGGGCTGCTTTCGCCCGACTCCGGCAGCGTGGTGTTCGACGGGGAGGGGATCACCGGGATGCCGCCGCACCGGATCATCCGCAAGGGAGTCGGCCGCTCCTTCCAGATCACGAACATCTTTCCCCGGATGTCCGTATTCGAAAACGTCCAGGTCGCTCTCTTTTCCCATCTCGGCAAAAGCAGGAACCCGATGCGGATGGCCCGGAGCTTCACCGGCGTGGGAGAAGAGGCGCTTGCGATCCTCGACCAGGTGGGGCTCGCTGACAAGTTCGACATGTCGGCGTCGGTCCTCTCGCACGGGGACCAGAAGCGGCTGGAGATCGCCATCTCGCTGGCGTCCCATCCGAAGCTGCTCATGCTCGACGAGCCGACGGCGGGGATGTCGCGGTTCGAGAGCCGGGAGACGGTCGCGCTTCTCCGGAAGATCTCGCGTGAGCAGGGCCTGACGCTCGTCTTCACCGAGCACGACATGGACATCGTCTTCGGCATCTCGGAAAAGATCATGGTTCTCCAGCAGGGGTCCGTCATCGCCGACGGGACGCCCGCGGAGATCAAGGCGAACCCCGAAGTGCGGAAGGCGTACCTCGGGGAGGAGATAGCGGAGAGCTGACCATGGGATTTCTGGACCTTAAAACCATCAACACCTACTACGGACGCAGCCACATCCTGTTCGACGTATCCCTTTCCATCGAAAAGGGAGAGGTGGTGAGCCTCATCGGACGCAACGGCGCCGGGAAGAGCACCACGTTCCGCTCGATCATCGGGCTCACGCCCCCGCAGACGGGAGAGGTGATTTTCAAGGGAGAGCGCATCTCCGGGATGCGCGCGTTCCGCATATGCCGGAAAGGCGTCGGTTTCGTGCCGGAGGACAGGAGGTGCTTTCCGGACCTTACGGTGCGGGAAAACCTCGAGGTGGCGGCCCGCCGGGAGAAGGAGACCGCCTCCCCCTGGACCGTCGACCGTATCTATGCTTTCTTCCCGCGCCTGCTGGAGCGGGAGAAAAATCTCGGTTCCCAGCTTTCCGGCGGAGAGCAGCAGATGCTCACGATCGCGCGGACGCTCATGACCAACCCGGAAGTGCTTCTCCTCGACGAGCCGTCGGAAGGGTTGGCCCCCCTGATCGTATCGATGCTCGCCGACATGATCCTCCGCATCCGGAACGAGGGCGTCACTGTGCTCCTCGCCGAACAGAACCTCCACTTCTGCGCGAAGGTTTCGGACCGCGGATACGTGATCGACAAGGGCTCGGTGAAGTACGAAGGGGCGATGTCCGACCTTCTGTCCAACGAGGAGGTCAAGGAGAAGTATCTTGCCGTTTGAGTCCGGCCTCTCCCCGGCGGCGATCGCCGGCAAGCCGGAGGCGCTCGCGGGAATACGGGTCATCGAGCTCGCCACCCGGATCTTCGGGCCCGCCACATCCGACTACCTCGGAGAGTTCGGCGCCGAAGTTATCAAGGTGGAGCTGCCTCTTCGGGGCGACCTCATGAGATACGTCGCGCCCCAGGGGTTCTTCTGGAAAGAGGTCTCGCCCGCCTTTCTCCCCTTGAACCGGAACAAATTCCACGTGGCGATCGACGTCCGGCTCCCGGAAGGGAAGGAGCTGTTCGCGCGGCTTGCCGAAAAGTCGGACGTGATCGTGGAGAACCTGCGGGCCGGGACGATGGATGAATGGGGGATCGGCTACCGGCAGCTTTCGGAGCGCAACAAGGGGTTGATCTACGCCGCGAACTCGGGGTTCGGGCAATGGGGGCCGTATTCACAAGGCCGCGCGTCCTACGACGCCACGGCGCAGGCCGTCTCGGGATTCTCCGCGATCACGGGTTTCCCGGATCATCCGCCGCTCAAGGCGGGTTTCTGGGTCGGCGATTACACCGCCGCCCTTTTCTCCGCGATCTCCATCCTTGCCGCGCTCGAAGCCAGGCGGCGCACCGGCGCGGGGCAGTTGATCGACATTTCGCAGGCCGAGGCGATGATCCGCACCCTGGACTGGACGTGGCCTTACGCGTGCCTCACCGGCCGGGACAGGAGGCGCGCGGGGAACCAGGACGTCACGCTTCCTCCCTCGGGGATCTACCGGTGCGCCGACGGGTTCGCGGCGATCTCGGCGCGGGACGAACGAGAGCGCGAGGCGCTGCGCAGGGTTCTCTCCGTCGGATCCGGAGAAGAATTGACGCAGGAAAAGGTCGCCTTCTTCGCCGCGGGCAAGTCCCGCTCGGAAATCCTTCGCACATCGGAAGAAGCCGGGTTTTCCGCCGCACCGGTCGTCGGGGGGCGCGAACAGTACCATGATCCGCATCTCCGCGCCCGGGGAACGGTGTGGGAACTCGACGACCCCCTGTACGGGCGGATCGACGAATTCGGTCCGGGGCCGAAACTGTCCGAAAGTCCCGGCAGGATGAAGTGGACCGCCAAGCCGGTCGGATATCACAACGAG includes the following:
- a CDS encoding sigma 54-interacting transcriptional regulator, with amino-acid sequence MPESGGEFLGVILDSLSSGVLAIDRAARIIAFNDAAARILGVPREKALGKDLLSIVPNSGLVNVLRTGVPEVGRPQAIGHRTVMTNRSPIFRNGSLAGAVSIFQDITETEKISRELDSTKVLVHTLEEVLAGAGEWMVVVDASGVITMISEAYAEFNGVSVAGAIGKHVTEVIENTRMHVVARSGSAEMGETQTIRGRDVIVNRIPLKDGDRVVGAYGRVVFKDVEQLRQLAGKLNILESKVKYYEEELTHLRGAKYTFESIVGKGPSIAAAKEEARRASRTDSTVLLRGETGTGKELFAHAIHAAGQRRSGPFIKLNCAAVPAELLESELFGYEEGAFTGARKGGKAGKFELAQGGTLFLDEIGDMPMPMQAKLLRVLQEREVERVGGTSSRDVDIRIIAATGRHLEELVGEGVFRTDLYYRINVIPVHIPPLRDRREDIPELAEHFLAKISSDSGEPGRRLSAEVLEILCSYSWPGNIRELQNVLERAVAMSRGNLLLPEHLPPHLLRAVPDAGRAALSGTLASAKAETERKAILAALKATGGNKTKAAVLLGIHRVKLYEKMKRHGIPPSLEH
- a CDS encoding ABC transporter ATP-binding protein, which gives rise to MGFLDLKTINTYYGRSHILFDVSLSIEKGEVVSLIGRNGAGKSTTFRSIIGLTPPQTGEVIFKGERISGMRAFRICRKGVGFVPEDRRCFPDLTVRENLEVAARREKETASPWTVDRIYAFFPRLLEREKNLGSQLSGGEQQMLTIARTLMTNPEVLLLDEPSEGLAPLIVSMLADMILRIRNEGVTVLLAEQNLHFCAKVSDRGYVIDKGSVKYEGAMSDLLSNEEVKEKYLAV
- a CDS encoding ABC transporter substrate-binding protein, with protein sequence MKKAFGIGLLVSLFAVSSFAADTIKLGGMLPLSGRAADLGITCKQGAELAVKEINAKGGVLGKNLELLMADSKANVQELVSLSKRYIQKDQVNFLFGVVSSAGALAVGEVAKAEKVIFMDTVASTDTLTKEKWNRYTFRAGTCNSQEANSLAMYAARNKKLMKFYNIGPDYEYGRTMWELFKARTKQMNPNAQFIGEQWPKLFIPDYTSYINAILQAKPDAVFCTLWGGDLVAFIKQAKPYGLFDKMKWIIATGGDITVSKALGKDMPAGLIVDQRYYFHWPATKRNQEFVKAYLAAYKDYPSAWAAEGYDGVYFLAEAIRKAGSLNTDKVIAALEGLALDLPRGKATLRKEDHQLSSDFMVGETVFDKSYPFAIVGKAEVFPAAKVLYSIDEWKKAQAGNK
- a CDS encoding MaoC family dehydratase; translation: MYKVGDSAEFTKVFSEEDVFLFAGITGDRNPVHISKEFAASTRFKERIVHGILTAGLISAVIGTKLPGPGCIYLFQSLTFLAPVKIGDEITARAEIMEVISEKRLRIRTQCFNQSKEMVLDGEAVVVPPRPPRSEDKDVRAKSEGLVT
- a CDS encoding ABC transporter permease, whose translation is MDLSFLIVQLLSALRQAAFLFLISSGLTLVFGVLNILNFAHGALYMLGAYFMYWITLQIVGPAGFLLAFIAAPIGVALIAAAIETGLLRRIYFQEEIYQLLLTYALVLIIDDLAKLVFGPEFKSIAKPEALSGSVELFGGTVPVYTLLVVVLAPAVALLLWYLLYRTRTGKVVRATSSDREMADALGINMSALFTLVFAFGAILAGVGGALAGPVRTVFPGVGTEVIIESFVVVVIGGLGNLWGALVGSVLIGALETIGIIVFPEFEMALIYLLMVAVLVVRPWGLFGRPLKVKALSEKNLAMESQEISPVHFAVHPAVRWAPLFLLLFVPMVAGRFYQYLTTQIMVASLMAVAFNLLLGTTGLLSFGQAAFYGVGAYAVGLFITKAGFGTLTALAMSPLVGAAVAGVIGFFCVRLSGVHFAMLTLAFGQLIYAVVFKWYGFTGGDNGIQGIPVNPIKLPGLAEIDIGSTQAMYYFVLAVVAVSVEILRRIRSSPFGATLKSIRENGQRASYIGVNIKLYQWTAFVIAGAFTGLAGGLYALMEKSISPEIINWTKSAEPVLMTIIGGIYTFVGPAVGAVVYIILNSYLVAWTEKWALVLGLVLLALVLLLPGGVVGFVNEKSRQFLGRARCLRKWSFSKSATS
- a CDS encoding CoA transferase, which translates into the protein MPFESGLSPAAIAGKPEALAGIRVIELATRIFGPATSDYLGEFGAEVIKVELPLRGDLMRYVAPQGFFWKEVSPAFLPLNRNKFHVAIDVRLPEGKELFARLAEKSDVIVENLRAGTMDEWGIGYRQLSERNKGLIYAANSGFGQWGPYSQGRASYDATAQAVSGFSAITGFPDHPPLKAGFWVGDYTAALFSAISILAALEARRRTGAGQLIDISQAEAMIRTLDWTWPYACLTGRDRRRAGNQDVTLPPSGIYRCADGFAAISARDEREREALRRVLSVGSGEELTQEKVAFFAAGKSRSEILRTSEEAGFSAAPVVGGREQYHDPHLRARGTVWELDDPLYGRIDEFGPGPKLSESPGRMKWTAKPVGYHNEQVLEGLLGLSGEEMEVLSRKKAIGKWADVPGARPPLPVRETAPDDPPGKTEPQ
- a CDS encoding ABC transporter ATP-binding protein produces the protein MVILEVRNVVKSFGGLRALQDVTLSVKKGEIRAVIGPNGAGKSTLFNVMTGLLSPDSGSVVFDGEGITGMPPHRIIRKGVGRSFQITNIFPRMSVFENVQVALFSHLGKSRNPMRMARSFTGVGEEALAILDQVGLADKFDMSASVLSHGDQKRLEIAISLASHPKLLMLDEPTAGMSRFESRETVALLRKISREQGLTLVFTEHDMDIVFGISEKIMVLQQGSVIADGTPAEIKANPEVRKAYLGEEIAES